CAATACCAAGGCCTTAACTTCATTCTATGTGAATCAAGTTCAGTTTAACTAGTACTCAATCCAGGATAACTCCACTTCTGCTGCTCCTCACGAGTCTGGGGTCACCACACACATAAGCATTTCTGGTTTGTAGGTGAATCACAGGAAGACCTGGTTATCCAATAGTCAATGCCAGGGCAAAGCCTCAAGGAATGGGCACACCCGGGCCTTACACATCCAGGCATTTGGAGTTCAGTGGTTTCTCTGGAGTCTGTTTATAGCACACATGTACACAGAGGATGATGTTTGGATTAATTGTCTCAAAATTTTTCCCACACCAAAATTCATCAGGCTGAAGTTTCTTCCCCTTAATTCAGAAAATGAAGCCTTGACACTTATGGctgatttagaaattattttctggggtacctgggtggttcagtcagttaagcacccgccttcggctcaggttatgatcctaggtcctggaattgaaccccacattgggctccctgctcagtgggaaacctgcttcttcctttgccaccccctcccccggggttatgcgctctctctctttctctctcaaataaatagaatctttaaaaaaaaagaaatcatttcctaTCTGAGTTCTCTTTATGACCATTTCCACTTCTACAGCATCTTTTTTCCCTGtaccaggaaaaaagaaaaagaaaaagaaaaaaaaagtcctggagacttttgtttgtatttctctaagaaaaatgTGAGGCTTTGTTAAGCAACTGTGTTGATGCAAAGGGTAGACAAAAGGCGgtaggggtggtgggggtgggaagtaTTTAATACcggtcctttttttaaaaaatagattttatttatttatttgagagagagagaagaagcagggggaggggcagagggagagggagaagcagactccccgctgagcacagagcccaactcagggctccattctaggaccctgagatcgcaATGCAAGGcaaagtcacatgcttaactgactgaaccacccaagcacccctaatgtcatttcttaaaatacacattCACGGATGTGTACATACACACGAAACAAATTACCTCCATTATTTTAGCTACCGAAATGAGACAGACTCTGGACCACAATAgccttatctgtaaaaagagAGCAAAAATGCTTAACCAACCTGAAGAATTTCTTAGGGTCCCTTCCAGCTTCCTGGTTCTATAACTCCACTTTCACACCCAAAGATAGAAACCTTATTGTGTTTTAAAtagttactgaaaaaaaaaatagttactgaGTCCAATGAGATACTAAGGGATGCAAATTTAGAGCCTGAGAGCTGTATCCCAAAGCTGATTCTGATTTGCCTTTAGactgttcttttctttatctctctaaTGGCAAACGgccaataaggaaataaatactgGAGGTTCTCTCTTTCCGGACCTGGCTGAGCAGGAGGCGCCATCCTGGGAGTCGACATCCGCCACAAGGACCGAAAGGTTGGGCGCAAGGAGCCCAAGAGCCAGGACATCTACCTGAGACTGTTGGTCAAGCTGTACAGGTTTCTGGCCAGACAAGCCAACTCTACCTTTAACCAGGTTGTGTTGAAGAGGTTGTTCATGAGTCGCACCAACCGgccacctctgtccctttcccggATGATCCGGAAGATGAAACTGCCTGGCCGGGAAAACAAAACAGCTGTGGTTGTAGGAACCATAACGGATGATGTGCGTGTCCAGGAGGTGCCCAAGCTGAAGGTGTGTGCACTGCGCGTGAGTAGCCGTGGCCGGAGCCGCATCCTCAAAGCTGGAGGCAAGATCCTCACCTTCGATCAGTTGGCCCTGGACCCCCCTAAGGCCTGTGGCACCGTCTTACTCTCTGGTCCACGCAAGGGCCGAGAGGTGTACAGACACTTTGGCAAGGCCCCAGGAACCCCACACAGCCACACCAAACCCTACGTGAGATCCAAGGGCCAGAAGTTTGAGTGTGCCAGAGGCCGCAGGGCCAGCAGAGGCTACAAAAATTAACCCCAGATCCTGCCttgttattaaaaagattttgaatgcaaaaaaaaaaaaaaaaaaaaagaaaagaaaaaagaaagaaagaaagaaagaaaagaaataaatactggaggaaaaaaagatccTTAGTTTGGAACACTTAAAG
The genomic region above belongs to Vulpes lagopus strain Blue_001 chromosome 3, ASM1834538v1, whole genome shotgun sequence and contains:
- the LOC121487016 gene encoding ribosomal protein L18-like; the protein is MQGGAILGVDIRHKDRKVGRKEPKSQDIYLRLLVKLYRFLARQANSTFNQVVLKRLFMSRTNRPPLSLSRMIRKMKLPGRENKTAVVVGTITDDVRVQEVPKLKVCALRVSSRGRSRILKAGGKILTFDQLALDPPKACGTVLLSGPRKGREVYRHFGKAPGTPHSHTKPYVRSKGQKFECARGRRASRGYKN